Proteins encoded by one window of Cloeon dipterum chromosome 2, ieCloDipt1.1, whole genome shotgun sequence:
- the B52 gene encoding serine/arginine-rich splicing factor 5 isoform X4 has protein sequence MVGTRVYIGGLPYGAREKDLERFFKGYGRIRDVLLKNGYGFVEFEDYRDADDAVYELNGKELLGERVSVEQARGSARERDSYRSGGGGGGGGGGGGRSSNFSSRSRSGVERYGPPTRTEFRLIVENLSSRVSWQDLKDYMRQAGEVTYADAHKQRRNEGVVEFATYQDMRNALDKLDDTDLNGRRIRLIEDTRRKSRRSRSSSSRSRSRSRSRGRRSRSRSRGRSSRSKSRSKSRSKSRERDRSRSKSRSRSRSAGKKTSSRRRSKSPRDKSPKRDSRSRSKSRSRSADRKDKDTENDKGSSPGANHSNGDDGGRRSASPEAKENSVSPPGGRSDDESDDGRKDGSGDDD, from the exons ATGGTTGGCACGAGAGTGTACATCGGTGGGCTGCCTTATGGCGCCCGCGAAAAGGACCTCGAGAGGTTCTTCAAGGGCTACGGCCGCATCAGAGACGTACTTCTGAAGAACGGCTACGGCTTTGTT GAATTTGAAGATTACAGAGACGCAGATGACGCAGTCTATGAGCTAAATGGCAAAGAACTACTTGGTGAAAG GGTTTCGGTAGAGCAAGCTCGAGGTTCGGCTCGGGAACGTGACAGCTATCGCTCAGGAGGTGGtggtggaggaggaggaggtggTGGAGGGAGATCGTCAAACTTCTCTTCTCGTTCGAG ATCCGGCGTTGAGCGATACGGTCCTCCTACCAGGACTGAGTTCCGACTGATCGTCGAGAATTTATCTTCGAGAGTCAGCTGGCAG GACTTGAAAGACTACATGCGTCAAGCTGGTGAGGTGACCTATGCTGATGCCCACAAACAGAGACGCAATGAAGG TGTTGTCGAGTTTGCCACGTACCAGGATATGCGCAATGCTCTGGACAAACTGGACGACACTGACCTGAATGGCCGCCGCATCCGGTTGATCGAAGACACGCGTCGCAAGAGCCGCCGCTCTCGCTCGTCCTCATCAAGGTCCCGCTCCCGTTCCAGGTCGCGCGGACGTCGCTCTAGGTCCCGCTCCAG GGGGCGTTCCTCCCGTTCCAAATCCAGGTCTAAGTCCAGATCCAAGTCTCGCGAACGTGATCGCTCCCGCAGCAAGTCCAGGTCTCGTTCCCGCAGTGCTGGAAAGAAAAcaagcagccgccgccgctctaAGTCTCCCCGCGACAAGTCGCCCAA GAGAGATTCTCGCTCACGTTCCAAATCTCGCTCCCGATCAGCTGACAGAAAGGACAAGGACACTGAAAATGATAAGGGATCTTCCCCTGGAGCCAACCACAGCAATGGCGACGATGGTGGTCGCCGCTCTGCCTCTCCAGAAGCCAAGGAAAACAGCGTGTCTCCGCCAGGAGGACGCAGCGATGATGAGTCAGATGACGGTCGCAAGGATGGCAGTGGTGACGACGATTAA
- the B52 gene encoding serine/arginine-rich splicing factor 5 isoform X2, with the protein MVGTRVYIGGLPYGAREKDLERFFKGYGRIRDVLLKNGYGFVEFEDYRDADDAVYELNGKELLGERVSVEQARGSARERDSYRSGGGGGGGGGGGGRSSNFSSRSRYGNERSGVERYGPPTRTEFRLIVENLSSRVSWQDLKDYMRQAGEVTYADAHKQRRNEGVVEFATYQDMRNALDKLDDTDLNGRRIRLIEDTRRKSRRSRSSSSRSRSRSRSRGRRSRSRSRGRSSRSKSRSKSRSKSRERDRSRSKSRSRSRSAGKKTSSRRRSKSPRDKSPKRDSRSRSKSRSRSADRKDKDTENDKGSSPGANHSNGDDGGRRSASPEAKENSVSPPGGRSDDESDDGRKDGSGDDD; encoded by the exons ATGGTTGGCACGAGAGTGTACATCGGTGGGCTGCCTTATGGCGCCCGCGAAAAGGACCTCGAGAGGTTCTTCAAGGGCTACGGCCGCATCAGAGACGTACTTCTGAAGAACGGCTACGGCTTTGTT GAATTTGAAGATTACAGAGACGCAGATGACGCAGTCTATGAGCTAAATGGCAAAGAACTACTTGGTGAAAG GGTTTCGGTAGAGCAAGCTCGAGGTTCGGCTCGGGAACGTGACAGCTATCGCTCAGGAGGTGGtggtggaggaggaggaggtggTGGAGGGAGATCGTCAAACTTCTCTTCTCGTTCGAGGTATGGGAATGAGCG ATCCGGCGTTGAGCGATACGGTCCTCCTACCAGGACTGAGTTCCGACTGATCGTCGAGAATTTATCTTCGAGAGTCAGCTGGCAG GACTTGAAAGACTACATGCGTCAAGCTGGTGAGGTGACCTATGCTGATGCCCACAAACAGAGACGCAATGAAGG TGTTGTCGAGTTTGCCACGTACCAGGATATGCGCAATGCTCTGGACAAACTGGACGACACTGACCTGAATGGCCGCCGCATCCGGTTGATCGAAGACACGCGTCGCAAGAGCCGCCGCTCTCGCTCGTCCTCATCAAGGTCCCGCTCCCGTTCCAGGTCGCGCGGACGTCGCTCTAGGTCCCGCTCCAG GGGGCGTTCCTCCCGTTCCAAATCCAGGTCTAAGTCCAGATCCAAGTCTCGCGAACGTGATCGCTCCCGCAGCAAGTCCAGGTCTCGTTCCCGCAGTGCTGGAAAGAAAAcaagcagccgccgccgctctaAGTCTCCCCGCGACAAGTCGCCCAA GAGAGATTCTCGCTCACGTTCCAAATCTCGCTCCCGATCAGCTGACAGAAAGGACAAGGACACTGAAAATGATAAGGGATCTTCCCCTGGAGCCAACCACAGCAATGGCGACGATGGTGGTCGCCGCTCTGCCTCTCCAGAAGCCAAGGAAAACAGCGTGTCTCCGCCAGGAGGACGCAGCGATGATGAGTCAGATGACGGTCGCAAGGATGGCAGTGGTGACGACGATTAA
- the B52 gene encoding serine/arginine-rich splicing factor 5 isoform X3 — translation MVGTRVYIGGLPYGAREKDLERFFKGYGRIRDVLLKNGYGFVEFEDYRDADDAVYELNGKELLGERVSVEQARGSARERDSYRSGGGGGGGGGGGGRSSNFSSRSSRWGRSGVERYGPPTRTEFRLIVENLSSRVSWQDLKDYMRQAGEVTYADAHKQRRNEGVVEFATYQDMRNALDKLDDTDLNGRRIRLIEDTRRKSRRSRSSSSRSRSRSRSRGRRSRSRSRGRSSRSKSRSKSRSKSRERDRSRSKSRSRSRSAGKKTSSRRRSKSPRDKSPKRDSRSRSKSRSRSADRKDKDTENDKGSSPGANHSNGDDGGRRSASPEAKENSVSPPGGRSDDESDDGRKDGSGDDD, via the exons ATGGTTGGCACGAGAGTGTACATCGGTGGGCTGCCTTATGGCGCCCGCGAAAAGGACCTCGAGAGGTTCTTCAAGGGCTACGGCCGCATCAGAGACGTACTTCTGAAGAACGGCTACGGCTTTGTT GAATTTGAAGATTACAGAGACGCAGATGACGCAGTCTATGAGCTAAATGGCAAAGAACTACTTGGTGAAAG GGTTTCGGTAGAGCAAGCTCGAGGTTCGGCTCGGGAACGTGACAGCTATCGCTCAGGAGGTGGtggtggaggaggaggaggtggTGGAGGGAGATCGTCAAACTTCTCTTCTCGTTCGAG TCGCTGGGGCAGATCCGGCGTTGAGCGATACGGTCCTCCTACCAGGACTGAGTTCCGACTGATCGTCGAGAATTTATCTTCGAGAGTCAGCTGGCAG GACTTGAAAGACTACATGCGTCAAGCTGGTGAGGTGACCTATGCTGATGCCCACAAACAGAGACGCAATGAAGG TGTTGTCGAGTTTGCCACGTACCAGGATATGCGCAATGCTCTGGACAAACTGGACGACACTGACCTGAATGGCCGCCGCATCCGGTTGATCGAAGACACGCGTCGCAAGAGCCGCCGCTCTCGCTCGTCCTCATCAAGGTCCCGCTCCCGTTCCAGGTCGCGCGGACGTCGCTCTAGGTCCCGCTCCAG GGGGCGTTCCTCCCGTTCCAAATCCAGGTCTAAGTCCAGATCCAAGTCTCGCGAACGTGATCGCTCCCGCAGCAAGTCCAGGTCTCGTTCCCGCAGTGCTGGAAAGAAAAcaagcagccgccgccgctctaAGTCTCCCCGCGACAAGTCGCCCAA GAGAGATTCTCGCTCACGTTCCAAATCTCGCTCCCGATCAGCTGACAGAAAGGACAAGGACACTGAAAATGATAAGGGATCTTCCCCTGGAGCCAACCACAGCAATGGCGACGATGGTGGTCGCCGCTCTGCCTCTCCAGAAGCCAAGGAAAACAGCGTGTCTCCGCCAGGAGGACGCAGCGATGATGAGTCAGATGACGGTCGCAAGGATGGCAGTGGTGACGACGATTAA
- the B52 gene encoding serine/arginine-rich splicing factor 5 isoform X5: MVGTRVYIGGLPYGAREKDLERFFKGYGRIRDVLLKNGYGFVEFEDYRDADDAVYELNGKELLGERVSVEQARGSARERDSYRSGGGGGGGGGGGGRSSNFSSRSRYGNERRWGRSGVERYGPPTRTEFRLIVENLSSRVSWQDLKDYMRQAGEVTYADAHKQRRNEGVVEFATYQDMRNALDKLDDTDLNGRRIRLIEDTRRKSRRSRSSSSRSRSRSRSRGRRSRSRSRSKSRSKSRERDRSRSKSRSRSRSAGKKTSSRRRSKSPRDKSPKRDSRSRSKSRSRSADRKDKDTENDKGSSPGANHSNGDDGGRRSASPEAKENSVSPPGGRSDDESDDGRKDGSGDDD, translated from the exons ATGGTTGGCACGAGAGTGTACATCGGTGGGCTGCCTTATGGCGCCCGCGAAAAGGACCTCGAGAGGTTCTTCAAGGGCTACGGCCGCATCAGAGACGTACTTCTGAAGAACGGCTACGGCTTTGTT GAATTTGAAGATTACAGAGACGCAGATGACGCAGTCTATGAGCTAAATGGCAAAGAACTACTTGGTGAAAG GGTTTCGGTAGAGCAAGCTCGAGGTTCGGCTCGGGAACGTGACAGCTATCGCTCAGGAGGTGGtggtggaggaggaggaggtggTGGAGGGAGATCGTCAAACTTCTCTTCTCGTTCGAGGTATGGGAATGAGCG TCGCTGGGGCAGATCCGGCGTTGAGCGATACGGTCCTCCTACCAGGACTGAGTTCCGACTGATCGTCGAGAATTTATCTTCGAGAGTCAGCTGGCAG GACTTGAAAGACTACATGCGTCAAGCTGGTGAGGTGACCTATGCTGATGCCCACAAACAGAGACGCAATGAAGG TGTTGTCGAGTTTGCCACGTACCAGGATATGCGCAATGCTCTGGACAAACTGGACGACACTGACCTGAATGGCCGCCGCATCCGGTTGATCGAAGACACGCGTCGCAAGAGCCGCCGCTCTCGCTCGTCCTCATCAAGGTCCCGCTCCCGTTCCAGGTCGCGCGGACGTCGCTCTAGGTCCCGCTCCAG GTCTAAGTCCAGATCCAAGTCTCGCGAACGTGATCGCTCCCGCAGCAAGTCCAGGTCTCGTTCCCGCAGTGCTGGAAAGAAAAcaagcagccgccgccgctctaAGTCTCCCCGCGACAAGTCGCCCAA GAGAGATTCTCGCTCACGTTCCAAATCTCGCTCCCGATCAGCTGACAGAAAGGACAAGGACACTGAAAATGATAAGGGATCTTCCCCTGGAGCCAACCACAGCAATGGCGACGATGGTGGTCGCCGCTCTGCCTCTCCAGAAGCCAAGGAAAACAGCGTGTCTCCGCCAGGAGGACGCAGCGATGATGAGTCAGATGACGGTCGCAAGGATGGCAGTGGTGACGACGATTAA
- the B52 gene encoding serine/arginine-rich splicing factor 5 isoform X1, translating into MVGTRVYIGGLPYGAREKDLERFFKGYGRIRDVLLKNGYGFVEFEDYRDADDAVYELNGKELLGERVSVEQARGSARERDSYRSGGGGGGGGGGGGRSSNFSSRSRYGNERRWGRSGVERYGPPTRTEFRLIVENLSSRVSWQDLKDYMRQAGEVTYADAHKQRRNEGVVEFATYQDMRNALDKLDDTDLNGRRIRLIEDTRRKSRRSRSSSSRSRSRSRSRGRRSRSRSRGRSSRSKSRSKSRSKSRERDRSRSKSRSRSRSAGKKTSSRRRSKSPRDKSPKRDSRSRSKSRSRSADRKDKDTENDKGSSPGANHSNGDDGGRRSASPEAKENSVSPPGGRSDDESDDGRKDGSGDDD; encoded by the exons ATGGTTGGCACGAGAGTGTACATCGGTGGGCTGCCTTATGGCGCCCGCGAAAAGGACCTCGAGAGGTTCTTCAAGGGCTACGGCCGCATCAGAGACGTACTTCTGAAGAACGGCTACGGCTTTGTT GAATTTGAAGATTACAGAGACGCAGATGACGCAGTCTATGAGCTAAATGGCAAAGAACTACTTGGTGAAAG GGTTTCGGTAGAGCAAGCTCGAGGTTCGGCTCGGGAACGTGACAGCTATCGCTCAGGAGGTGGtggtggaggaggaggaggtggTGGAGGGAGATCGTCAAACTTCTCTTCTCGTTCGAGGTATGGGAATGAGCG TCGCTGGGGCAGATCCGGCGTTGAGCGATACGGTCCTCCTACCAGGACTGAGTTCCGACTGATCGTCGAGAATTTATCTTCGAGAGTCAGCTGGCAG GACTTGAAAGACTACATGCGTCAAGCTGGTGAGGTGACCTATGCTGATGCCCACAAACAGAGACGCAATGAAGG TGTTGTCGAGTTTGCCACGTACCAGGATATGCGCAATGCTCTGGACAAACTGGACGACACTGACCTGAATGGCCGCCGCATCCGGTTGATCGAAGACACGCGTCGCAAGAGCCGCCGCTCTCGCTCGTCCTCATCAAGGTCCCGCTCCCGTTCCAGGTCGCGCGGACGTCGCTCTAGGTCCCGCTCCAG GGGGCGTTCCTCCCGTTCCAAATCCAGGTCTAAGTCCAGATCCAAGTCTCGCGAACGTGATCGCTCCCGCAGCAAGTCCAGGTCTCGTTCCCGCAGTGCTGGAAAGAAAAcaagcagccgccgccgctctaAGTCTCCCCGCGACAAGTCGCCCAA GAGAGATTCTCGCTCACGTTCCAAATCTCGCTCCCGATCAGCTGACAGAAAGGACAAGGACACTGAAAATGATAAGGGATCTTCCCCTGGAGCCAACCACAGCAATGGCGACGATGGTGGTCGCCGCTCTGCCTCTCCAGAAGCCAAGGAAAACAGCGTGTCTCCGCCAGGAGGACGCAGCGATGATGAGTCAGATGACGGTCGCAAGGATGGCAGTGGTGACGACGATTAA
- the B52 gene encoding serine-arginine protein 55 isoform X7 has translation MVGTRVYIGGLPYGAREKDLERFFKGYGRIRDVLLKNGYGFVEFEDYRDADDAVYELNGKELLGERVSVEQARGSARERDSYRSGGGGGGGGGGGGRSSNFSSRSRYGNERRWGRSGVERYGPPTRTEFRLIVENLSSRVSWQEVIIPSVVDHCGGSGPT, from the exons ATGGTTGGCACGAGAGTGTACATCGGTGGGCTGCCTTATGGCGCCCGCGAAAAGGACCTCGAGAGGTTCTTCAAGGGCTACGGCCGCATCAGAGACGTACTTCTGAAGAACGGCTACGGCTTTGTT GAATTTGAAGATTACAGAGACGCAGATGACGCAGTCTATGAGCTAAATGGCAAAGAACTACTTGGTGAAAG GGTTTCGGTAGAGCAAGCTCGAGGTTCGGCTCGGGAACGTGACAGCTATCGCTCAGGAGGTGGtggtggaggaggaggaggtggTGGAGGGAGATCGTCAAACTTCTCTTCTCGTTCGAGGTATGGGAATGAGCG TCGCTGGGGCAGATCCGGCGTTGAGCGATACGGTCCTCCTACCAGGACTGAGTTCCGACTGATCGTCGAGAATTTATCTTCGAGAGTCAGCTGGCAG gagGTAATAATCCCCTCTGTGGTGGACCATTGTGGAGGCTCAGGACCCACATAA
- the B52 gene encoding serine-arginine protein 55 isoform X10, translated as MVGTRVYIGGLPYGAREKDLERFFKGYGRIRDVLLKNGYGFVEFEDYRDADDAVYELNGKELLGERVSVEQARGSARERDSYRSGGGGGGGGGGGGRSSNFSSRSRSGVERYGPPTRTEFRLIVENLSSRVSWQEVIIPSVVDHCGGSGPT; from the exons ATGGTTGGCACGAGAGTGTACATCGGTGGGCTGCCTTATGGCGCCCGCGAAAAGGACCTCGAGAGGTTCTTCAAGGGCTACGGCCGCATCAGAGACGTACTTCTGAAGAACGGCTACGGCTTTGTT GAATTTGAAGATTACAGAGACGCAGATGACGCAGTCTATGAGCTAAATGGCAAAGAACTACTTGGTGAAAG GGTTTCGGTAGAGCAAGCTCGAGGTTCGGCTCGGGAACGTGACAGCTATCGCTCAGGAGGTGGtggtggaggaggaggaggtggTGGAGGGAGATCGTCAAACTTCTCTTCTCGTTCGAG ATCCGGCGTTGAGCGATACGGTCCTCCTACCAGGACTGAGTTCCGACTGATCGTCGAGAATTTATCTTCGAGAGTCAGCTGGCAG gagGTAATAATCCCCTCTGTGGTGGACCATTGTGGAGGCTCAGGACCCACATAA
- the B52 gene encoding serine-arginine protein 55 isoform X9, producing MVGTRVYIGGLPYGAREKDLERFFKGYGRIRDVLLKNGYGFVEFEDYRDADDAVYELNGKELLGERVSVEQARGSARERDSYRSGGGGGGGGGGGGRSSNFSSRSSRWGRSGVERYGPPTRTEFRLIVENLSSRVSWQEVIIPSVVDHCGGSGPT from the exons ATGGTTGGCACGAGAGTGTACATCGGTGGGCTGCCTTATGGCGCCCGCGAAAAGGACCTCGAGAGGTTCTTCAAGGGCTACGGCCGCATCAGAGACGTACTTCTGAAGAACGGCTACGGCTTTGTT GAATTTGAAGATTACAGAGACGCAGATGACGCAGTCTATGAGCTAAATGGCAAAGAACTACTTGGTGAAAG GGTTTCGGTAGAGCAAGCTCGAGGTTCGGCTCGGGAACGTGACAGCTATCGCTCAGGAGGTGGtggtggaggaggaggaggtggTGGAGGGAGATCGTCAAACTTCTCTTCTCGTTCGAG TCGCTGGGGCAGATCCGGCGTTGAGCGATACGGTCCTCCTACCAGGACTGAGTTCCGACTGATCGTCGAGAATTTATCTTCGAGAGTCAGCTGGCAG gagGTAATAATCCCCTCTGTGGTGGACCATTGTGGAGGCTCAGGACCCACATAA
- the B52 gene encoding serine-arginine protein 55 isoform X8 gives MVGTRVYIGGLPYGAREKDLERFFKGYGRIRDVLLKNGYGFVEFEDYRDADDAVYELNGKELLGERVSVEQARGSARERDSYRSGGGGGGGGGGGGRSSNFSSRSRYGNERSGVERYGPPTRTEFRLIVENLSSRVSWQEVIIPSVVDHCGGSGPT, from the exons ATGGTTGGCACGAGAGTGTACATCGGTGGGCTGCCTTATGGCGCCCGCGAAAAGGACCTCGAGAGGTTCTTCAAGGGCTACGGCCGCATCAGAGACGTACTTCTGAAGAACGGCTACGGCTTTGTT GAATTTGAAGATTACAGAGACGCAGATGACGCAGTCTATGAGCTAAATGGCAAAGAACTACTTGGTGAAAG GGTTTCGGTAGAGCAAGCTCGAGGTTCGGCTCGGGAACGTGACAGCTATCGCTCAGGAGGTGGtggtggaggaggaggaggtggTGGAGGGAGATCGTCAAACTTCTCTTCTCGTTCGAGGTATGGGAATGAGCG ATCCGGCGTTGAGCGATACGGTCCTCCTACCAGGACTGAGTTCCGACTGATCGTCGAGAATTTATCTTCGAGAGTCAGCTGGCAG gagGTAATAATCCCCTCTGTGGTGGACCATTGTGGAGGCTCAGGACCCACATAA
- the B52 gene encoding serine-arginine protein 55 isoform X6 produces the protein MVGTRVYIGGLPYGAREKDLERFFKGYGRIRDVLLKNGYGFVEFEDYRDADDAVYELNGKELLGERVSVEQARGSARERDSYRSGGGGGGGGGGGGRSSNFSSRSRSGVERYGPPTRTEFRLIVENLSSRVSWQVTITFHVSHATAGKVRLDRTAFLLEPNCSALDQVKLSQV, from the exons ATGGTTGGCACGAGAGTGTACATCGGTGGGCTGCCTTATGGCGCCCGCGAAAAGGACCTCGAGAGGTTCTTCAAGGGCTACGGCCGCATCAGAGACGTACTTCTGAAGAACGGCTACGGCTTTGTT GAATTTGAAGATTACAGAGACGCAGATGACGCAGTCTATGAGCTAAATGGCAAAGAACTACTTGGTGAAAG GGTTTCGGTAGAGCAAGCTCGAGGTTCGGCTCGGGAACGTGACAGCTATCGCTCAGGAGGTGGtggtggaggaggaggaggtggTGGAGGGAGATCGTCAAACTTCTCTTCTCGTTCGAG ATCCGGCGTTGAGCGATACGGTCCTCCTACCAGGACTGAGTTCCGACTGATCGTCGAGAATTTATCTTCGAGAGTCAGCTGGCAGGTAACTATCACTTTTCATGTTTCGCATGCCACCGCTGGCAAGGTGAGACTTGACAGAACAGCATTTTTGCTCGAACCTAATTGTTCTGCTCTCGATCAAGTAAAATTGTCTCAAGTTTAA
- the Su(Tpl) gene encoding RNA polymerase II elongation factor Ell → MATLLAGEQYGLKSENSKPNKTFTFVKLTDSALRAIEEYLRSPNKISPHPTIKFLSKEEGLLSFPSAQPNNGLTFKFSLNNAADSEGSQGSFTCVQQNGARALDAVGILQSKMQIHAKEDVYEATRKNWVAAEQQQKKNCTRVIKVNGSDIGRKVKKVQKPNNNIPLTIQRREPSPNPPMYQKMPSSMLPQHGLVPNPSIPHRQNAPTAKMNAYNKRPLRERVIHLLALRPFKKLELINRINDGAKIRDRNSLSTLLKQVAQLRDNVYHLNHSLWNDVQDDWPFYSEQEKQLLKRQKPQNLTPPGSDGGSSSGSGQSPASTHPGSPPSIISSADLSAKRPGYYDGADGIITKKPRISHYRRPPEVLSTPASTANRAPSPLSSMVPRGMDVVSRGMDANPRGMDMISRGMDNNPRGMDVVSRGMDVVSRGMDLNSRGMDVVPRGMEMDVDRPRRTGFEPREAVKEQREAKAVSRSNCHRTPTNNSSNVDRDSSSKPAVAINKPDTTTANPSYLSKFTTIRTLEQRNQYKAAFTEHYDEYKRLHAKVEQVANRFNRLQEQLKKEKCDSEGHKSLRSRILKEYEENKSNSEYQNAKQRLNYLHEMLSHVKQLVLDFDKQQVQSYY, encoded by the exons CTTTTGTCATTCCCGTCGGCACAGCCCAATAATGGCCTTACGTTCAAGTTCAGTCTCAACAACGCTGCTGACAGCGAAGGCTCTCAAGGAAGCTTCACATGCGTTCAACAGAATGGAGCCCG TGCGCTGGACGCGGTGGGCATTCTGCAAAGCAAGATGCAAATCCACGCCAAGGAGGATGTCTACGAGGCAACTAGAAAGAACTGGGTCGCGgctgagcagcagcagaagaagAACTG TACTCGGGTGATCAAAGTGAACGGCTCTGACATTGGACGCAAAGtgaaaaaagtgcaaaaaccCAACAACAACATCCCATTAACAATTCAGAGGCGGGAGCCTTCACCGAATCCGCCAATGTACCAAAAAATGCCGTCATCAATGCTCCCTCAACATGGGTTAGTTCCCAATCCATCCATACCACATAGACAAAACGCACCCACTGCAAAAATGAATGCGTACAATAAACGTCCACTCAG agAACGAGTAATTCACTTGCTTGCGTTGAGGCCATTCAagaaattggaattaattaataggaTTAATG ACGGCGCAAAAATTAGGGATAGGAACTCTCTGAGCACGCTACTTAAGCAAGTGGCTCAACTCCGTGATAACGTCTACCATCTCAACCACAGCCTGTGGAACGATGTGCAGGATGACTGGCCCTTTTACTCTGAACAGGAAAAGCAATTGCTCAAGCGGCAGAAGCCCCAAAACCTGACCCCTCCCGGCAGCGACGGAGGCAGCTCGTCAGGCTCGGGCCAGTCGCCCGCAAGCACGCACCCTGGCAGTCCGCCCTCCATAATCTCATCAGCCGACCTTTCAGCCAAGCGACCTGGTTACTACGACGGAGCCGACGGAATCATTACCAAGAAGCCGCGCATCTCTCACTACCGCAGGCCGCCAGAGGTTCTCAGCACGCCAGCCAGCACTGCGAATCGAGCGCCATCGCCGCTGTCCAGCATGGTCCCGCGCGGCATGGACGTGGTCTCACGCGGCATGGACGCGAATCCTCGTGGCATGGACATGATCTCGCGGGGCATGGACAATAACCCTCGCGGCATGGATGTCGTCTCGCGCGGCATGGATGTTGTCTCGCGCGGCATGGACCTTAACTCACGGGGAATGGATGTGGTGCCTCGCGGCATGGAGATGGACGTGGACAGGCCGAGACGGACGGGCTTTGAGCCTAGAGAGGCGGTCAAGGAGCAGAGGGAAGCCAAGGCGGTTAGTAGAAGCAATTGCCACAGGACCCCGaccaacaacagcagcaacgTGGACAgagacagcagcagcaagccaGCAGTTGCGATCAACAAACCTGACACCACTACTGCGAATCCCAGCTACCTCTC GAAATTTACAACGATTCGGACTCTAGAACAGCGAAACCAGTACAAGGCTGCTTTCACTGAACACTATGATGAGTATAAGAGGCTCCATGCTAAGGTGGAGCAGGTTGCTAACAGGTTCAACAGACTACAAGAGCAGCTCAAGAAGGAGAAATGTGACAGCGAAGGACACAAG AGTCTGAGAAGTCGGATTTTGAAAGAGTATGAGGAGAACAAGAGCAACTCGGAGTACCAAAATGCCAAGCAACGACTCAATTACCTGCACGAAATGCTGTCTCACGTGAAGCAACTGGTCCTGGATTTCGACAAACAGCAGGTGCAGTCCTACTACTGA